In Halobaculum sp. XH14, a single genomic region encodes these proteins:
- the cas6 gene encoding CRISPR-associated endoribonuclease Cas6 has protein sequence MRVIARLRARADTAYQNDYHHKLRGRLWSALEGTEYESAHDTNDPPGFAFSNPFPPRDMAEGDERTLIVSAPEEGLLSAVTTDLQENPELNVGEMPFTVEDLSAISPDVGEPGSGGTIETGTGLLVRIPPWRCEDYGIDNSGEEALYWRPEHTVEPLREQLTSNLDKKHGLFGPDYLPGPSETDGDLFEGFELLKTFAVPLQVTTDQTLTYVLSKWRFGYTVRDDDHRRHLNLALDCGLGERNALGLGFCNLVEKRDPYGEPAPEVHG, from the coding sequence CTGCGAGTGATCGCTCGTCTCCGAGCGAGGGCGGATACAGCCTACCAGAACGACTATCACCACAAGCTCCGTGGGCGTCTCTGGAGCGCCCTTGAGGGGACGGAGTACGAATCGGCACACGACACGAACGATCCGCCGGGATTCGCGTTCAGCAACCCGTTCCCGCCTCGGGACATGGCCGAGGGCGACGAGCGAACCCTCATCGTTTCGGCGCCCGAAGAGGGACTCCTCTCCGCGGTGACGACTGACCTCCAGGAGAACCCCGAACTGAACGTCGGGGAGATGCCGTTCACGGTCGAGGACCTCTCGGCGATCTCGCCGGACGTCGGCGAACCGGGGAGCGGCGGCACGATCGAGACGGGGACCGGACTCCTGGTCCGCATCCCGCCGTGGCGCTGTGAGGACTACGGGATCGACAACTCCGGCGAGGAGGCGTTGTACTGGCGGCCGGAACACACCGTCGAACCGTTGCGCGAACAGCTGACGTCGAACCTCGACAAGAAGCACGGCCTGTTCGGCCCAGACTACCTCCCCGGGCCGAGCGAGACCGACGGCGACCTCTTCGAGGGGTTCGAACTGCTGAAGACGTTCGCCGTCCCGCTGCAGGTGACGACCGACCAAACTCTGACGTACGTCCTCTCAAAGTGGCGGTTCGGGTATACCGTCAGAGACGACGACCACCGTCGCCATCTGAACCTCGCGCTGGACTGCGGACTCGGGGAGCGTAACGCGCTGGGGCTGGGGTTCTGTAATCTCGTCGAGAAGCGCGACCCGTACGGCGAACCGGCGCCGGAGGTCCACGGATGA
- the cas8b gene encoding type I-B CRISPR-associated protein Cas8b/Csh1 translates to MSLLPEPREFREEYEDDEKLAAELPNRPITSLRDLQYVYGRLYTLATAGGGEYAAYLTPEQSTDLFDEPESLLSLRVDLSGEEPTLDSDQPVAVERYGKEKVEAVAHAWFNAAAGFDHSVTHRTGKNKEPEKVSEYLHERLTAWAADEVIRDAALDHEDGWIVEALAALGEQEGLRDRIEAGVGEQLDGKTTALTTVAVKLEPDGEYRLPGEASPVFNEAMRARKRSKLVSKGEATNSVGEATDLVTGQRGPTVGTAEDPLNYFLGKQLEKFPGFDPDEAWRTHPVSEDVAVTLMNASTFVDACDYYTMGANVYYLPYFFGRLGPDDARDLYQLLYDLVHEDDMTPVESAYRSYRNAPRLREIGERFRFYVAAVMEHQTKRFDVFGDSMDGTLFSPVELARAHERVLRSWLYDAEGGADLPDPRLRAAFPTPDNWDVFVPDENALLGTLATGWYFEQTFDAADDDDASADDYRIRALVAVLSGEPLDAETVLAEYVDRLLNDESEGFPGFRVAAQYAQLCALATEGLLTGRDAYTAVAEPPQLTDEQSTTMQQDTPARADGGNVAAARETKLEQFLERTPALSEDQPERRGSFLLGALVGQVTGYQQVSEGRSTTLIDQYPIKAVTESKLKRLASDVLDKNVVYSRENNMAGTMYREVVDRLVTTLPRIDIDGDWTLDTTDLRFYYSLGVAYGMNNWASSDDDEQADDRSAAEEEDA, encoded by the coding sequence ATGAGCCTGCTCCCCGAGCCGCGTGAATTCAGGGAGGAGTACGAGGACGACGAGAAGCTGGCCGCGGAGCTTCCGAACCGGCCGATCACCTCGCTCCGTGACCTTCAGTACGTGTACGGGCGGCTCTACACGCTTGCGACCGCAGGCGGCGGCGAGTACGCGGCGTATCTCACCCCGGAGCAGTCGACCGACCTGTTCGACGAGCCGGAGAGCCTGCTCTCCCTTCGGGTCGATCTGAGCGGCGAGGAACCCACGCTCGATTCCGATCAGCCCGTCGCCGTCGAACGATACGGCAAGGAGAAAGTCGAGGCAGTCGCTCACGCGTGGTTCAACGCCGCCGCGGGGTTCGATCACAGCGTCACCCACCGAACGGGCAAGAACAAGGAGCCGGAGAAGGTTTCGGAGTACCTCCACGAGCGACTCACCGCGTGGGCGGCCGACGAGGTGATCCGGGACGCCGCGTTGGACCACGAGGACGGCTGGATCGTCGAAGCCCTGGCGGCCCTCGGCGAGCAGGAGGGGCTCCGTGACCGTATCGAGGCTGGCGTCGGCGAGCAGCTCGACGGCAAGACCACCGCGCTCACGACCGTGGCGGTCAAGCTCGAGCCGGACGGCGAGTACCGCTTGCCGGGCGAGGCCAGCCCGGTGTTCAACGAGGCGATGCGGGCGCGCAAGCGATCGAAGCTGGTTTCGAAGGGCGAGGCCACGAACTCCGTCGGCGAAGCGACCGACCTCGTGACCGGCCAGCGAGGGCCGACGGTGGGGACCGCGGAGGACCCGCTGAACTACTTCCTCGGCAAGCAGCTCGAGAAGTTCCCGGGCTTCGATCCGGACGAGGCGTGGCGAACCCATCCAGTCTCCGAGGACGTCGCGGTGACGCTGATGAACGCGAGCACGTTCGTCGACGCCTGTGACTACTACACGATGGGGGCGAACGTCTACTACCTCCCGTACTTCTTCGGTCGACTCGGGCCGGATGACGCGAGGGACCTCTACCAGTTGTTGTACGACCTCGTTCACGAAGACGACATGACGCCGGTCGAAAGCGCGTACCGGAGCTACCGGAACGCGCCACGACTCCGAGAGATCGGCGAGCGGTTCCGGTTCTACGTCGCCGCGGTGATGGAACACCAGACCAAGCGCTTCGACGTGTTCGGCGACAGCATGGACGGGACACTGTTCTCGCCGGTCGAGCTCGCCCGGGCACACGAACGGGTCCTTCGGTCGTGGCTGTACGACGCGGAGGGCGGGGCCGATCTGCCCGACCCGCGACTACGAGCCGCGTTCCCGACACCGGACAACTGGGACGTCTTCGTCCCCGACGAGAACGCGCTGCTGGGAACGCTCGCCACGGGGTGGTACTTCGAGCAGACGTTCGACGCGGCCGACGACGACGACGCCAGCGCCGACGACTACCGGATCCGGGCGCTCGTCGCCGTCCTCTCCGGGGAGCCGCTCGACGCCGAGACGGTGCTCGCCGAGTACGTCGACCGGCTCCTGAACGACGAGAGCGAGGGGTTCCCGGGCTTTCGAGTCGCCGCACAGTACGCACAACTCTGTGCGCTCGCCACTGAAGGCTTGCTGACCGGACGCGACGCGTACACGGCAGTCGCAGAACCGCCCCAGTTGACCGACGAGCAGTCGACCACTATGCAACAGGACACACCAGCCCGAGCCGACGGCGGGAACGTCGCGGCGGCACGGGAGACGAAACTCGAACAGTTCCTCGAACGGACTCCGGCCCTCTCCGAGGACCAACCGGAGCGCCGTGGCAGTTTCCTCCTCGGCGCGCTGGTTGGCCAGGTGACCGGCTACCAGCAGGTGAGTGAGGGTCGCTCGACCACGCTCATCGACCAGTACCCGATCAAGGCCGTCACCGAGTCGAAGCTGAAACGGCTCGCCAGCGACGTCCTGGACAAGAACGTCGTCTACTCGCGGGAGAACAACATGGCCGGGACGATGTACCGCGAGGTCGTCGACCGGCTGGTGACGACCCTCCCGCGCATCGACATCGACGGCGACTGGACGCTCGACACGACCGACCTCCGGTTCTACTACTCGCTCGGGGTCGCCTACGGGATGAACAACTGGGCGAGCAGCGACGACGACGAACAGGCCGACGACCGATCCGCAGCCGAGGAGGAAGACGCATGA
- the cas7b gene encoding type I-B CRISPR-associated protein Cas7/Csh2: MSDTYADDSYEPVTNRSEIVFCYDAVDANPNGNPLSGANRPRIDPETQRAVVTDVRLKRYLRDQLDDDGHGVYVRNVKNDQGKQSSREQLLADRMRDLDPDDWDLGTLDDEEEAELREEVFGAFLDASADVRYFGATMSVDMKGSYEGFEDYLPDHFTGPVQFSPAKTLHPVTENEEYNSLTSVIATGEGKEQGGFDLDDHRIQYGFIAFHGLVDEHGAADTKLSTADVERLDTLPWRAIKNQTISRSKVGQEPRLYLRVEYEDESFHLGGLTRDLDIDEERSVPADELRNVREFTLDATDLVSRLGRHADRIARVRVVASDVLDVTVGDEVSTAGDDIGKHGFYDALREAVGDDTVEVVDVYDEAAETMPE; this comes from the coding sequence ATGAGCGACACATACGCCGACGACAGCTACGAGCCAGTGACGAATCGCTCCGAGATCGTGTTCTGCTATGACGCCGTCGACGCCAATCCCAACGGCAATCCGCTGAGCGGGGCGAACCGCCCGCGCATCGACCCCGAGACCCAGCGGGCGGTCGTGACGGACGTGCGACTGAAGCGCTACCTCCGCGATCAGCTCGACGACGACGGCCACGGCGTCTACGTCCGGAACGTGAAAAACGACCAGGGAAAGCAGTCTTCCCGCGAGCAGTTGCTCGCCGACCGGATGCGTGACCTCGACCCCGACGACTGGGACCTGGGAACCCTCGACGACGAGGAGGAAGCCGAACTCCGCGAGGAGGTGTTCGGGGCGTTCCTCGACGCCAGCGCGGACGTGCGCTACTTCGGCGCGACGATGAGCGTCGACATGAAGGGAAGCTACGAGGGGTTCGAGGACTACCTCCCGGACCACTTCACCGGTCCCGTCCAGTTCTCGCCCGCGAAGACGCTCCACCCCGTCACCGAGAACGAGGAGTACAACAGCCTCACTAGCGTCATCGCGACGGGCGAGGGCAAGGAACAGGGCGGGTTCGACCTCGACGACCACCGCATCCAGTACGGCTTCATCGCGTTTCACGGCCTGGTCGACGAGCACGGCGCCGCCGACACGAAGCTCTCGACGGCGGACGTGGAGCGACTCGACACGCTGCCGTGGCGCGCCATCAAGAACCAGACCATCAGCCGGAGCAAGGTCGGGCAGGAACCTCGGCTCTACCTCCGGGTCGAGTACGAGGACGAGAGCTTCCACCTCGGCGGGCTCACCCGCGACCTCGACATCGACGAGGAGCGGTCGGTGCCGGCCGACGAACTCAGGAACGTCCGGGAGTTCACCCTCGACGCGACCGACCTCGTCTCCCGGCTCGGCCGCCACGCCGACCGTATCGCCCGCGTCCGTGTCGTCGCGAGCGACGTGCTCGACGTGACCGTCGGTGATGAGGTGTCCACCGCAGGCGACGATATCGGCAAGCACGGCTTCTACGACGCCCTCCGGGAGGCGGTCGGCGACGACACGGTCGAAGTCGTTGACGTCTACGACGAGGCCGCCGAAACGATGCCCGAGTGA
- the cas5b gene encoding type I-B CRISPR-associated protein Cas5b: MSRASLDDGTDDAGAALPETCLSFELRGEWGHFRRVEGNIVKQTYRIIPRTTVAGLVAAMLGLERDSYYEAFGPSASAVAVEPIEELRAMNVPQNTLSTAKEHMTTMPSRGHARISMPDPTELRQQHNYELLVDPAYRIDLRLADDHLRERLRARLEDGTSYYSPSLGLSEHLAEVTYLGEFDVTPKARETTRVDSAVVEAVDSVELEPDTEVNVERSPAFMTADEGGRTTRAFQSLAYATGAEPLRVHDIETREVDGRRVMFS, encoded by the coding sequence ATGTCCCGAGCGTCACTCGATGACGGGACTGACGACGCCGGCGCCGCGCTGCCGGAGACGTGCCTCTCCTTCGAACTGCGCGGAGAGTGGGGCCACTTCCGACGCGTCGAGGGCAATATCGTTAAACAGACATACCGGATCATCCCCCGGACGACCGTCGCCGGGCTGGTCGCCGCGATGCTCGGGCTGGAGCGGGACAGCTACTACGAGGCGTTCGGTCCCTCGGCCTCGGCCGTCGCTGTGGAGCCTATCGAGGAGCTCCGGGCGATGAACGTGCCCCAGAACACGCTCTCGACGGCCAAAGAGCACATGACGACGATGCCCAGCCGGGGGCACGCGCGCATCTCGATGCCCGACCCAACGGAGTTGCGTCAACAGCACAACTACGAACTGTTGGTCGATCCCGCCTACCGGATAGACCTTCGACTCGCGGACGACCACCTGCGGGAGCGGCTTCGAGCCCGTCTCGAGGACGGCACGTCGTACTACTCGCCGAGCCTCGGACTCTCCGAGCATCTCGCCGAAGTGACGTACCTCGGCGAGTTCGACGTGACGCCGAAAGCGCGGGAGACCACCCGAGTCGACTCGGCCGTCGTGGAAGCGGTCGACAGCGTCGAACTGGAGCCCGACACGGAGGTGAATGTCGAGCGGTCGCCGGCGTTCATGACCGCCGACGAAGGGGGTCGTACGACGAGAGCGTTCCAGTCGCTCGCCTACGCAACCGGAGCGGAGCCGCTGCGGGTACACGACATCGAGACCCGGGAGGTCGATGGGCGCCGGGTGATGTTCTCGTGA
- a CDS encoding CRISPR-associated endonuclease Cas3'', whose amino-acid sequence MTEFTERPSHRGPDGEPIPLDRHLSDVRERVGWLVPADAETPAGNSLRELAETVAVVHDFGKLTSWFQQHLNDGDPGGPKHHAPIGSLLASYALTERGFDGAEALVGFLAVARHHGRLPDAADYVHRAAIEQSSRPQTLFRADALQQADNIDETVPELAATVVDCATAGGGGWEAFRERLARAESTQEFLWLANPACSGRRYSPAPEKLPEGFYEALLNVWSALVFADKASAASLSTGVEIGRDAYQSSPPQRQAIDNHVAEIREGNAELDLDSRTERMNERREAARQTIHARAEAFAAADRRVATLTLPTGMGKTLSGLDAALTLLSERSEDTSNPSEGRLVYALPYTSIIDQVADESRNLFDPGERADRVTVDHHLADTLVSPPDSAEEVADDAVENVAALLGESWRSGMVVTTFVQLFESLAGPTNSRSMKLPSLHGSVIVLDEPQALPLEWWPLVDRLVELLTEEYGASVIAMTATQPKLLSTDGREPFSLVPDPDPYYAELDRLDFELHPSAVAMLPGRTDGPAVDAGNSESVVLPYDRASELLVDRVDDGSSVLTICNTIDSARELTTAVADQASVLNVNEVYADLLADGGQATESLRPERTIAEIDRRRRAGEPLLIHLTTRHRPCDRRHLIDVATDLAAADEPVLFVSTQLVEAGVDVSFDEVVRDFAPMDSLVQAAGRCNRSYDRARGRVTVWQLAPPSDRETTPASAVYGRGESLTKLTGQALETVYDGEPMSEPAVTRDAVERYFELLDARDVGTDEYVDYLERAEAETLGRLSLIDERPAVDLLVARTAGERETIEEIRAAYNEFRWDELDRLVERTAEWQVSIPVYPGDDETLEALAACEPLFPDADRLVLDGRPGRSDGYFDATDGAVVPDTSVEARLL is encoded by the coding sequence GTGACGGAGTTCACGGAGCGGCCGTCACACCGCGGGCCGGACGGGGAGCCGATACCGCTTGACAGGCATCTCTCGGACGTTCGGGAACGGGTTGGCTGGCTCGTGCCGGCGGACGCCGAGACGCCGGCGGGGAACTCGCTGCGGGAGCTCGCGGAGACGGTCGCGGTGGTTCACGACTTCGGGAAGCTCACGAGCTGGTTCCAGCAACACCTGAACGACGGTGATCCCGGGGGACCGAAACACCACGCACCCATCGGGAGCCTGCTCGCATCCTACGCGCTCACGGAGCGTGGCTTCGACGGGGCGGAAGCGCTTGTGGGCTTCCTTGCGGTCGCACGACACCACGGCAGGCTCCCCGATGCCGCCGACTACGTCCATCGAGCGGCGATCGAACAGTCGAGCCGGCCGCAGACCCTCTTCCGGGCGGACGCCCTGCAACAGGCCGACAACATCGACGAGACCGTTCCGGAGCTCGCGGCAACAGTCGTCGACTGTGCGACCGCGGGCGGTGGCGGGTGGGAGGCGTTTCGGGAGCGGCTTGCCCGCGCCGAGTCGACGCAGGAGTTCCTATGGCTCGCTAATCCGGCGTGTAGCGGTCGGCGGTATAGTCCGGCCCCGGAGAAGCTCCCCGAGGGGTTCTACGAGGCGCTGCTGAACGTCTGGAGCGCGCTCGTGTTCGCGGACAAGGCGAGCGCCGCGAGCCTCTCCACGGGCGTCGAGATCGGCCGGGACGCCTACCAGTCGTCGCCGCCCCAGCGGCAGGCGATCGACAATCACGTCGCAGAGATCCGGGAGGGGAACGCCGAACTCGACCTCGATTCGCGAACCGAGCGGATGAACGAACGACGTGAGGCCGCCCGGCAGACGATCCACGCCCGCGCGGAAGCGTTCGCCGCCGCCGATCGACGTGTGGCGACGCTGACGCTGCCGACCGGGATGGGAAAGACCCTCTCCGGACTGGACGCCGCGCTGACCCTCCTGAGCGAGCGGTCGGAGGACACGTCGAACCCGTCCGAGGGGCGACTCGTCTACGCGCTGCCGTACACGTCGATCATCGACCAGGTGGCAGACGAGAGCCGCAACCTGTTCGATCCCGGCGAGCGAGCCGACCGCGTCACCGTCGACCACCATCTCGCCGACACGCTTGTCTCGCCGCCCGATTCCGCCGAGGAAGTGGCTGACGACGCCGTCGAGAACGTCGCCGCCCTGTTGGGCGAGAGCTGGCGTTCCGGAATGGTCGTCACCACGTTCGTCCAACTGTTCGAGAGCCTCGCCGGCCCGACCAACAGCCGCTCGATGAAGCTCCCATCGTTGCACGGGAGCGTGATAGTGCTCGACGAACCGCAGGCGCTTCCCCTGGAGTGGTGGCCGCTCGTGGATCGCCTGGTCGAGCTGTTGACCGAGGAGTACGGCGCCTCGGTCATCGCTATGACGGCGACACAGCCGAAGCTCCTCTCGACGGACGGTCGCGAGCCGTTCTCGCTCGTTCCGGACCCCGACCCGTACTACGCCGAGCTGGACCGGCTCGACTTCGAGCTGCACCCCTCGGCGGTGGCGATGCTCCCCGGTCGAACGGACGGCCCCGCCGTCGATGCGGGCAACAGCGAAAGCGTGGTGCTCCCGTACGACCGGGCCAGCGAGCTGCTCGTCGATCGGGTCGACGACGGCTCCTCGGTGCTGACGATCTGCAACACCATCGACAGCGCACGCGAGCTCACGACGGCCGTCGCCGACCAAGCGTCCGTGCTGAACGTCAACGAGGTGTATGCCGACCTGCTCGCCGATGGAGGACAGGCGACCGAGTCGCTCCGCCCGGAGCGAACGATCGCCGAGATCGATCGGCGACGACGAGCGGGCGAGCCGCTGCTGATCCACCTCACGACGCGCCACAGACCGTGTGACCGCCGACACCTCATCGACGTCGCGACCGACCTCGCCGCGGCGGACGAGCCGGTGCTGTTCGTCTCGACACAGCTCGTCGAGGCGGGCGTCGACGTGAGCTTCGACGAGGTGGTACGGGACTTCGCCCCCATGGACAGCCTGGTACAGGCAGCTGGCCGGTGCAACCGCTCCTACGACCGAGCCCGTGGCCGAGTCACCGTCTGGCAACTCGCGCCCCCGTCTGACCGGGAAACTACACCTGCGAGTGCGGTGTACGGCCGCGGCGAGAGCCTCACGAAGCTGACCGGCCAGGCTCTCGAGACGGTGTACGACGGAGAGCCGATGTCCGAGCCCGCCGTGACGCGGGACGCCGTCGAGCGCTACTTCGAGCTCCTCGATGCACGAGACGTCGGTACCGACGAGTACGTCGACTACCTCGAGCGCGCCGAGGCCGAGACGCTCGGGAGGCTCTCGCTCATCGACGAGCGGCCGGCCGTCGACCTCCTCGTCGCACGGACAGCCGGCGAACGGGAGACGATCGAAGAGATACGGGCGGCGTACAACGAGTTCCGGTGGGACGAACTCGACCGGCTCGTCGAGCGGACCGCCGAATGGCAGGTCTCGATCCCGGTCTACCCCGGTGACGACGAGACGCTCGAAGCGCTCGCCGCATGCGAGCCGCTGTTTCCGGACGCCGACCGTCTCGTTCTGGACGGTCGGCCGGGCAGGAGCGACGGCTACTTCGACGCGACCGACGGCGCCGTCGTCCCCGACACAAGCGTGGAGGCCCGGTTGCTGTGA
- the cas4 gene encoding CRISPR-associated protein Cas4 yields the protein MSDSPVSRLLATARGDAVDDPFRVTGVMMQYYYVCERELWFESRNVEIDRENPSVARGTRVDDSSYGERTRENLRLGMISLDLLEDDRVIEVKPSSTLTEPARMQLSYYLWYLDRVLGVRREGVLAHPTERRREEVRLTPERREKVESAIRGIHGIVTADSPPEATEKPYCESCAYRDFCWV from the coding sequence GTGAGCGACAGCCCCGTCTCTCGGTTGCTGGCGACGGCCCGCGGGGACGCCGTCGACGACCCGTTCCGCGTCACGGGCGTGATGATGCAGTACTACTACGTCTGTGAACGGGAGCTCTGGTTCGAGAGCCGGAACGTCGAGATCGACCGGGAGAACCCGAGCGTCGCCCGCGGGACGCGCGTCGACGACTCCTCATACGGCGAGCGCACACGGGAGAACCTCCGACTCGGGATGATTTCTCTCGACCTGCTTGAGGACGACCGGGTGATCGAGGTGAAACCCTCTTCGACGCTCACGGAGCCGGCCCGAATGCAGCTCTCGTACTACCTCTGGTATCTCGATCGGGTGCTGGGAGTACGACGAGAGGGGGTGTTGGCGCATCCGACCGAGCGGAGACGGGAGGAGGTACGCCTGACTCCCGAGCGGCGCGAGAAAGTCGAGTCGGCGATCCGCGGGATCCACGGTATCGTCACCGCCGACTCGCCCCCGGAAGCAACTGAGAAACCATACTGTGAGTCGTGTGCGTACCGCGACTTCTGCTGGGTCTAA
- the cas1b gene encoding type I-B CRISPR-associated endonuclease Cas1b: protein MDKNYHIFSDGRIERSEDTVRLETEDGEKKHIPVEHAEAVYLHGQVNYNTRLMSFLNDHGVAVHVFGWNDRYAGSLMPERGQTSGRTVVEQVRAYDDPEHRQRIASAFVRGSIHNMRTNVTYYDSREYELDGVLDDLDAAATRVGDAEDISQLMGVEASARRAYYRTFDAVLPDSFSFDRREYNPPPNPVNALISFGNSLVYANCVSAIRATALDPAVSYLHEPGERRYSLSLDIADLFKPVLADRLLFRLVNRKQISRDDFREELDSCLLDEGGRETFLKEFEETLERTVEHPELNRKVSYQYLLRLEAYKLKKHLLTGESYDPFRRWW from the coding sequence ATGGACAAGAACTACCACATTTTCTCCGATGGCCGTATCGAACGGAGCGAGGACACGGTTCGGCTCGAGACCGAGGACGGCGAGAAGAAACACATCCCCGTCGAGCACGCGGAGGCCGTCTACCTTCACGGGCAGGTCAACTACAACACGCGCCTAATGTCGTTCCTGAACGACCACGGCGTCGCGGTCCACGTCTTCGGCTGGAACGACCGCTATGCGGGGTCGCTGATGCCGGAGCGAGGGCAGACGAGCGGCCGAACCGTCGTCGAGCAGGTGCGCGCGTACGACGACCCCGAGCACCGACAGCGGATCGCGTCGGCGTTCGTCCGCGGCAGCATCCACAACATGCGGACGAACGTCACCTACTACGACAGTCGGGAGTACGAACTCGACGGCGTTCTCGATGACCTCGACGCCGCGGCGACACGCGTCGGCGACGCCGAAGACATCTCACAACTCATGGGGGTCGAGGCGAGCGCACGCCGGGCGTACTACCGGACGTTCGACGCCGTCCTCCCGGACTCCTTTTCGTTCGATCGCCGGGAGTACAACCCCCCACCGAACCCGGTGAACGCGTTGATCTCCTTCGGAAACAGTCTCGTCTACGCGAACTGCGTGTCGGCCATCCGCGCCACCGCGCTCGACCCGGCGGTGAGCTACCTCCACGAACCCGGAGAGCGCCGGTACTCGCTTTCGCTCGACATCGCGGATCTGTTCAAGCCGGTGCTGGCCGACAGACTGCTGTTTCGGCTGGTGAACCGGAAACAGATCTCCCGTGACGACTTCCGCGAGGAGCTGGACTCGTGTCTCCTCGACGAGGGCGGTCGGGAGACGTTCCTCAAGGAGTTCGAGGAGACTCTCGAGCGGACCGTCGAACATCCGGAGCTGAACCGGAAGGTGAGCTATCAGTACCTGCTCCGGTTGGAGGCGTACAAACTGAAGAAACACCTCTTGACGGGAGAGTCGTACGACCCGTTCCGCCGGTGGTGGTAG
- the cas2 gene encoding CRISPR-associated endonuclease Cas2: MYVIVVYDMEADRTHRMLTLCRRYLIHVQNSVLEGEISEGDLATLKGEIEDLLQTGESVVVYELSSDSLLNRAVYGEDPAEDSRFL; encoded by the coding sequence ATGTACGTCATCGTCGTCTACGATATGGAGGCGGACCGAACCCACCGCATGCTCACGCTCTGTCGGCGCTACCTCATCCACGTGCAGAACTCGGTGCTCGAAGGCGAGATCTCGGAAGGCGACCTCGCCACGCTCAAAGGCGAGATCGAGGACCTGCTGCAGACGGGAGAGTCGGTAGTCGTCTACGAACTCTCCTCGGATTCATTGCTCAACCGCGCCGTCTATGGTGAGGACCCGGCCGAGGACAGCCGATTTCTCTAA
- a CDS encoding site-specific integrase translates to MSLKPTPPHEAKNRFLNDKKPGVTRKTLKNYRTCLRHFCDWLDDQQLTNLNDLDSELIQRYKEFRLSKVKVITARQDIMTIKQFIEFCEHITAVPRGMCD, encoded by the coding sequence ATGAGCCTGAAACCGACGCCGCCGCACGAAGCCAAGAACCGATTTCTCAACGACAAGAAGCCGGGCGTCACTCGGAAAACACTCAAGAACTACCGGACGTGCCTGCGCCACTTCTGCGACTGGCTGGACGACCAGCAACTCACGAACCTGAACGACCTCGACAGCGAACTCATCCAACGGTACAAGGAGTTCCGGCTGTCCAAGGTCAAGGTCATCACGGCGCGGCAGGATATAATGACTATCAAGCAGTTCATCGAGTTCTGCGAGCACATCACGGCTGTCCCGCGAGGGATGTGCGATTAG